A genomic segment from Lutibacter sp. A80 encodes:
- a CDS encoding SusC/RagA family TonB-linked outer membrane protein has product MKTFIFLFCTAVFSSTPINLFSQNENIVVDVDKTVTVDQVFEIIKAQTNYSFIYQEDMFKNAPRVHLVKGKIKLNALLELSLSNGNYQVGFHNDNTISIRNNESKRTQNTVLIKGKVTDESGQPIPGATIIYLESSVAKGTAADFDGNYKIAVNKDKKATLEFSSLGFVTQKIVVGDSDIVNAVLEEASMSLNEVVVNGYQVKTKRETSSAVTVVQMKDIDVVGNNSVEGMLQGQIAGVDVVNSTADPGSAPRIRIRGTATLSGNAEPIWVVDGVMLENGVPATPAELNDPDFLKSFNSSIGGVNPNDIESLTILKDASATAIYGTRAANGVIVVTTKKGKTGHPRISINHTTGFKPRPTYEDFDLMNSQERAEFSFGLLDDGIGLHGAVGVAYYQGLYMRGGLSEEEYIEGIRKTSEMNVDWFDLLFRNAVTNTSDISVSGGSDKSNYYASLSHTSENGLDKVTDYKSYSAMAKINTELSDKINFGLILNASKRDREQNYTTDAFDHAYSSSRSLPAYNDDGSYYFYGNYNYNILHEQNTTNQNSKQHEIRSTLNLDYKITDWLTYSNLMSYTYSSSITQQYATDASKYVATLRGYNLGAGSAEQIEDSSLPFGGIFNQSNFTQESYLIRNSVNTKFNVLDDLSMDIMVGTEFRNVVYDGFNSQNYGYFQDRGKIFYEPQESEEDGNILRNTVSRSLYDRSFISYFATFSSMFKNKYVLNANIRFDGSNLFGSNPDYRYLPLWSVSGKWHIDQESFLDDVNFIDALSIRASYGLRGNIVEEASPQVISTALAPNRFTSLQEQQIIQAANPELKWETTETLNFGVDFAFFNRRLSGAIDLFKDLGNDLISFKNVSSVTGFQNKAVNFANIMNRGIDLGINAKIIDNDNFTYNLGINASITDSEVTKSFIEPSVASLLSSTYTVGEVVEGMPINSMYSYRFSRINEEGAALFLNEDGDEYSVLGEGFFTEILNNQDALVYEGSRVPTTTLGITNRFNYKNFQLSFLLVAGLDYKIRLQNLAFDSEYIQDEYNLRNGVANRWRQPGDESFADIPWLGDGIAMYYEGSTFNNSDAQVIDGDYLRLKNVLLQYSLPKTLTDRAGISSLVLKLQADNLFVIADKRLNGMDPETANFNTSFWGGSLPLPKTFTFGISLNL; this is encoded by the coding sequence ATGAAAACATTCATATTCTTGTTTTGCACAGCAGTGTTTAGCAGTACACCTATTAATTTGTTTTCGCAAAACGAAAATATTGTAGTAGATGTAGATAAAACAGTGACTGTAGATCAGGTATTCGAAATAATAAAAGCACAAACAAACTATAGCTTTATTTATCAAGAAGACATGTTTAAAAATGCTCCAAGAGTTCATTTAGTAAAGGGAAAAATAAAACTTAATGCTTTATTGGAATTAAGTTTATCAAATGGTAATTATCAAGTTGGTTTTCATAACGATAATACCATTTCTATTAGAAATAACGAATCAAAAAGAACTCAAAATACAGTATTGATAAAAGGAAAAGTAACCGATGAAAGTGGACAACCAATTCCGGGTGCAACTATTATTTATTTAGAGTCTTCGGTAGCAAAAGGTACGGCTGCTGATTTTGATGGGAATTATAAGATAGCTGTAAATAAAGATAAAAAAGCGACTTTAGAGTTTTCTAGCCTTGGTTTTGTAACACAAAAAATTGTTGTTGGAGACAGTGATATTGTAAATGCTGTTTTAGAAGAGGCAAGCATGTCTTTAAATGAAGTTGTAGTTAATGGTTATCAGGTTAAAACTAAACGAGAAACTAGTAGTGCTGTAACAGTGGTTCAAATGAAAGATATTGATGTTGTTGGTAATAATAGTGTTGAAGGCATGTTACAAGGTCAAATTGCAGGGGTGGATGTTGTAAATTCTACTGCTGATCCAGGATCTGCACCAAGAATTAGAATTAGAGGTACTGCAACGCTTAGTGGAAATGCAGAACCAATTTGGGTAGTAGATGGTGTTATGCTAGAAAATGGTGTGCCTGCAACTCCAGCTGAATTGAATGATCCTGACTTTTTAAAATCGTTTAATAGTTCAATTGGTGGGGTAAATCCTAATGATATTGAATCTCTTACCATATTAAAAGATGCTTCGGCTACAGCTATTTACGGTACTAGAGCAGCAAATGGTGTAATTGTAGTTACAACAAAAAAAGGTAAAACTGGACATCCTAGAATCTCGATTAACCATACAACAGGTTTTAAACCTAGACCAACGTATGAAGATTTTGATTTGATGAATTCACAAGAGCGTGCAGAGTTTTCTTTTGGTTTACTTGACGATGGTATTGGATTGCATGGTGCTGTTGGTGTTGCATACTATCAAGGTTTATATATGCGAGGAGGATTAAGCGAAGAAGAATATATTGAAGGGATTAGAAAAACATCAGAAATGAATGTGGATTGGTTCGATTTATTATTCCGTAATGCTGTAACTAATACTAGTGATATTAGTGTTTCTGGAGGTTCTGATAAAAGTAATTATTACGCCTCATTAAGTCATACAAGTGAAAATGGGTTAGATAAAGTTACAGATTATAAGAGTTATAGTGCAATGGCTAAAATTAATACAGAGCTTTCTGATAAAATTAATTTTGGACTTATTTTAAATGCATCTAAAAGAGATAGAGAGCAAAACTATACTACCGATGCTTTTGACCATGCATATTCTTCATCTAGATCTTTACCTGCTTATAATGATGATGGGAGTTATTATTTTTATGGGAATTATAATTATAATATCTTACATGAGCAAAATACAACCAATCAAAACTCAAAACAACATGAAATTAGATCTACTTTAAATCTTGATTATAAAATTACAGATTGGTTAACTTATAGTAATCTTATGAGTTATACTTATTCAAGTAGTATAACACAACAATATGCAACAGATGCAAGTAAGTATGTTGCAACGTTACGTGGTTATAATTTAGGTGCTGGATCTGCTGAACAGATTGAAGATTCGAGCTTACCTTTTGGGGGGATATTTAACCAGTCTAATTTTACACAAGAATCTTACCTTATTAGAAATTCAGTGAATACAAAATTTAATGTACTAGACGATTTGTCTATGGATATAATGGTTGGTACAGAATTTAGAAATGTAGTTTATGATGGGTTTAATTCGCAAAACTATGGATATTTTCAAGACAGAGGTAAAATATTTTATGAACCACAAGAATCTGAAGAAGATGGAAATATTCTAAGAAATACCGTATCTCGTTCACTTTACGATAGATCATTTATATCTTATTTTGCAACTTTTTCTTCAATGTTCAAAAACAAATATGTTTTAAATGCGAACATTCGTTTTGATGGTTCTAATCTTTTTGGTTCTAATCCAGATTATAGATACCTTCCACTTTGGTCTGTTTCTGGGAAATGGCATATAGATCAAGAATCTTTTTTAGACGATGTTAATTTTATTGATGCACTTTCTATTAGAGCATCTTATGGATTAAGAGGTAATATTGTGGAAGAAGCTTCACCTCAAGTTATTTCAACGGCATTAGCACCTAATAGATTTACAAGCTTACAAGAACAACAAATAATTCAAGCTGCAAACCCTGAATTAAAATGGGAAACTACAGAAACGCTTAATTTTGGAGTTGATTTCGCTTTTTTTAATAGAAGATTGTCTGGTGCAATTGATTTATTTAAAGACTTAGGTAACGATTTAATTTCTTTTAAAAATGTATCTAGCGTAACAGGTTTTCAAAATAAAGCAGTGAATTTTGCGAATATAATGAATAGAGGTATTGATTTAGGTATCAATGCAAAAATTATAGATAATGATAATTTTACGTATAATTTAGGGATTAATGCATCAATAACAGATAGTGAAGTAACAAAGTCTTTTATAGAACCATCTGTTGCTAGTCTATTGTCATCAACTTATACTGTTGGTGAAGTTGTAGAAGGAATGCCGATTAACTCAATGTATTCTTATCGTTTTTCTCGTATTAATGAAGAAGGTGCTGCATTATTTTTAAATGAAGATGGTGACGAATACAGTGTTTTAGGTGAAGGCTTTTTTACTGAAATATTAAATAACCAAGACGCACTTGTTTATGAAGGTTCAAGAGTTCCAACAACTACATTGGGTATTACCAATAGGTTTAATTATAAAAACTTTCAATTATCATTTTTATTGGTTGCAGGTTTAGACTATAAAATTAGACTTCAAAACCTTGCATTTGATTCGGAATACATTCAAGATGAATACAATTTACGAAATGGAGTAGCAAACAGATGGAGACAACCAGGAGATGAAAGTTTTGCAGATATCCCATGGTTGGGAGATGGAATTGCAATGTATTATGAAGGAAGCACATTTAATAATAGTGATGCTCAAGTTATTGATGGTGATTATTTAAGATTAAAAAATGTACTACTTCAATACAGTTTACCTAAAACCTTAACCGACAGAGCAGGTATTTCTAGCTTAGTGTTAAAGCTTCAGGCAGATAATTTATTTGTGATAGCAGATAAACGATTAAATGGTATGGATCCAGAAACAGCAAACTTCAATACTTCTTTTTGGGGTGGTTCTCTGCCTTTACCAAAAACATTTACATTCGGTATCAGTTTAAATCTCTAA
- a CDS encoding RagB/SusD family nutrient uptake outer membrane protein: MKIENNMKNIYKIFRRISMVLIIFGAVSCEKYLEEVPQNKLNPSTVTDYRELLSYGYVTDLRIMPFLEALGDDIGFFEDDKMYGYNSGVGKPDASDVYMGAYMFDLSHEEVMGPDIAFSNLYESIYYANLIITNVDNSSSVTIGDDMQDYKNNLKGEAYALRAFSYFYLVNLYGQHYDPATASSDFGVPITTSTGAEDKAYTRATVEEVYNLIASDLESAVDLMEANPVEKYTKLLFDAQSAAALQSRVALYMQNWDKTIEIANDVLNFNPAIFDLSGLTDTYNEANEADFNTFRTGTDYTDLENSNVFFGNGANENIPILSIWPTATTFSVSKELADLYEPGDVRRFYFIGTHNRVIWGRSNTKLNLIKNRENTPFATSGYYGSFQGHSRVLRTEEVLLNRAEAYAEKGDLQSAVNDLNTLRVKKFDPLYYTDLSVANFTQESLIDFIYNERRKELCFEGHRWFDLKRTTRPAMDRVGYDGREAHLLQDDPRYVLQIPESELQVNPSIVAAPR; encoded by the coding sequence ATGAAAATTGAAAATAACATGAAAAATATATATAAAATATTTCGAAGAATATCAATGGTACTAATCATTTTTGGAGCAGTATCATGTGAAAAATATCTTGAAGAGGTTCCTCAAAATAAGTTGAACCCGTCAACTGTAACAGATTATAGAGAACTTTTAAGTTATGGGTATGTTACAGATCTTAGAATTATGCCATTTCTTGAAGCTCTTGGAGATGATATAGGCTTTTTTGAAGATGATAAAATGTATGGTTACAATTCAGGTGTTGGAAAACCAGATGCATCAGATGTTTATATGGGTGCTTATATGTTCGATTTATCGCACGAAGAGGTGATGGGACCAGATATAGCATTTTCAAATCTTTATGAAAGTATTTATTATGCTAATTTAATCATAACGAATGTAGATAATTCATCGTCAGTTACAATTGGAGATGACATGCAAGATTATAAAAATAATTTAAAAGGAGAGGCGTATGCTTTAAGAGCTTTTTCTTATTTCTATTTGGTTAATTTATATGGTCAACATTACGATCCTGCTACGGCAAGTTCAGACTTTGGAGTTCCTATTACAACTTCTACTGGTGCTGAAGATAAAGCTTACACAAGAGCTACAGTTGAAGAAGTATACAATTTAATAGCGTCAGATCTTGAAAGCGCTGTCGATTTAATGGAAGCCAATCCTGTTGAAAAATATACCAAATTATTATTTGATGCTCAAAGTGCTGCAGCCTTACAATCTAGAGTAGCTTTATATATGCAAAACTGGGATAAAACAATTGAAATAGCGAATGATGTTTTAAATTTTAATCCTGCAATTTTTGATTTAAGTGGTCTTACTGATACCTATAATGAAGCTAATGAAGCTGATTTTAATACGTTTAGAACTGGAACAGATTATACCGATTTAGAAAATTCTAACGTGTTTTTTGGAAACGGAGCAAATGAAAATATTCCTATTTTATCTATTTGGCCTACTGCAACTACTTTTTCAGTAAGTAAAGAATTAGCTGATTTGTACGAGCCAGGTGATGTAAGAAGATTTTACTTTATTGGTACACATAATAGAGTTATATGGGGTAGAAGTAATACAAAATTAAATTTGATAAAAAATAGAGAAAATACACCTTTTGCTACAAGTGGTTACTACGGGAGTTTTCAGGGGCATAGTAGAGTGCTTAGAACTGAAGAGGTTTTGTTAAATAGAGCAGAAGCTTATGCGGAAAAAGGAGATTTACAATCAGCTGTAAACGATTTGAATACGCTTAGAGTTAAAAAGTTTGATCCTTTGTATTATACAGATTTATCTGTAGCAAATTTTACACAAGAATCGCTTATCGATTTTATATATAATGAACGTAGAAAAGAACTTTGTTTTGAAGGACATCGTTGGTTTGACTTGAAGCGTACTACGCGTCCAGCAATGGATAGAGTTGGTTATGATGGTAGAGAAGCTCATTTACTTCAAGATGATCCACGTTATGTGTTACAAATACCAGAAAGTGAACTTCAAGTAAATCCAAGCATAGTAGCTGCTCCAAGGTAA
- a CDS encoding HU family DNA-binding protein yields the protein MLQRSSRLNIRIMVYLKSMERRNPQDVNADNKFYAKAISQGVIDFERLAYLVSNQCTVRESDCYAVLRALEHNIMDELKQGKVVQLGSIGNLQVGVSSRGETTPEEVSANSVKKAHINFRPGSNLRDMLDVMKYKIIAG from the coding sequence ATGCTGCAACGAAGCAGCAGGTTAAACATTAGAATCATGGTTTATTTGAAATCTATGGAACGTCGCAATCCGCAAGACGTAAACGCGGACAACAAATTTTATGCTAAAGCTATTTCTCAAGGAGTAATAGATTTTGAAAGATTAGCATATTTAGTATCCAACCAATGTACAGTTCGTGAGTCGGATTGTTATGCAGTGCTACGTGCATTAGAACATAACATTATGGACGAACTGAAACAAGGGAAGGTTGTACAACTCGGTAGTATCGGGAATCTTCAAGTAGGAGTATCTTCTAGAGGAGAGACTACTCCGGAGGAAGTAAGTGCAAATTCTGTTAAAAAAGCGCATATCAATTTTAGACCTGGTTCTAATTTAAGAGATATGCTAGATGTTATGAAATACAAAATAATTGCTGGTTAG
- a CDS encoding TlpA disulfide reductase family protein: protein MKTTIFSLGLVLSLMACTKETTVNYALFSGKIENVEAKEITLVKSDKSFSKKITLESSGIFMDTIKNNPGLYSFTIGKNKTNLYLNNGDVLNITANAKDFTGTLKVAGKGVETTNYLLFKNKKTRELTGGDKSFYALEEVDFKNKSRNINTILNNVLDTIKGIDPAFKTLERRNLNYTYLLRLSRYVTGKHAYWAKRTGYKPSEGFLDELKALDINNEKEFLVSNIYKQLVIAHYVDKIRALAKKDSIDFMIAKVKVHAAIPNEIIKNDLIFSGAEYGIVKAESFEDYYKIFMNASTNKENNAKITELYNKLSKLNKGQPSPKFVNYENNAGGTLSLDDLKGKYTYIDIWATWCGPCIREIPDLKRVEKAYHGKNIQFLSISIDESKDYDKWKEMIVAKELGGIQVIADSAASSQFAKEYFITSIPRFILLDPEGKIVAKKAPRPSSPELITLLNELNI, encoded by the coding sequence ATGAAAACAACAATTTTTAGTTTGGGTTTGGTTTTAAGCCTTATGGCTTGTACTAAAGAAACTACCGTAAATTATGCTTTATTTTCTGGTAAAATAGAGAATGTTGAAGCAAAAGAGATAACCTTAGTAAAGTCAGATAAATCATTTAGTAAAAAAATCACCCTCGAATCAAGTGGTATTTTTATGGATACAATTAAAAATAATCCAGGATTGTATTCTTTTACAATAGGTAAAAACAAAACGAATCTATACTTAAACAATGGAGATGTATTAAATATTACAGCAAACGCTAAAGATTTTACGGGTACGCTTAAAGTTGCTGGTAAAGGAGTAGAAACTACGAATTACTTATTATTTAAAAATAAAAAAACAAGAGAATTAACAGGAGGAGATAAATCTTTTTACGCATTGGAAGAGGTTGATTTTAAAAATAAATCTCGAAACATTAATACAATATTAAACAATGTATTAGATACCATAAAAGGAATTGATCCAGCTTTTAAAACTTTAGAAAGGCGCAATCTTAATTACACTTATTTATTAAGATTATCAAGATATGTAACAGGGAAACATGCGTATTGGGCAAAAAGAACAGGCTATAAGCCTTCTGAAGGTTTTTTGGATGAATTAAAAGCTTTAGATATAAATAACGAAAAAGAGTTTTTAGTTTCAAATATATACAAGCAATTAGTGATTGCGCATTATGTTGATAAAATTAGAGCCTTAGCGAAAAAAGATTCTATCGATTTTATGATAGCAAAAGTAAAAGTGCATGCCGCAATTCCAAATGAAATTATTAAGAATGATTTAATATTCTCAGGAGCAGAATATGGAATTGTGAAAGCAGAAAGTTTTGAAGATTACTATAAAATCTTTATGAATGCTTCTACCAATAAAGAAAACAATGCTAAAATTACCGAACTTTATAATAAGTTGTCTAAGTTAAATAAAGGACAGCCATCTCCTAAATTTGTAAATTATGAAAATAATGCAGGAGGAACTTTATCGCTAGATGACCTAAAAGGTAAATATACTTACATAGATATTTGGGCAACTTGGTGTGGACCTTGTATTAGAGAAATACCAGATTTAAAGCGTGTTGAAAAAGCATATCACGGTAAAAACATTCAATTTTTAAGTATCTCTATAGATGAATCAAAAGATTATGATAAGTGGAAAGAAATGATTGTAGCTAAAGAATTAGGAGGTATCCAGGTAATTGCCGATAGTGCTGCTAGTTCTCAATTTGCTAAAGAATATTTTATCACCTCAATACCGCGTTTTATATTATTAGATCCAGAAGGTAAAATAGTTGCAAAGAAAGCTCCAAGACCTTCTAGTCCAGAATTAATCACTTTGCTTAACGAGTTAAATATTTAG
- a CDS encoding capsule assembly Wzi family protein, which produces MKFKLFLAVVTLMFCVKINAQNAGIEYELALNSGVATAESMPFWMVANRFGTIPDAASYGLVDASIASNYNRLTNQLTFNYKASIIGGNDVSKNNLFINELYGGLQYKNWELTVGVKHQDLLWEGLSSSNGSITMATNARSYPGYNLRLINFVKLPFAKKWLSVKGNYGDYFLNDKRMVADARLHIKSLYLKSKLSSKLEMITGLNHYAQWAGTSSKYGKQPSGFKNYLRVISGSSGGSDATGGDQINVIGNQLGSYLLQFNYKGNQYNWNFYWSHPFEDRSGRELMNYPDALYGVFVDLKKPEAFISHVLAEVTYTKHASGDDPHYTDEFGFHAASGMDNYFNNWVYESGWTYFGNTIGSPYFTTKPVNEEGITQGVITGDNRFLAFNIGVKGMVKNTFYKALLSSTTYYGWFGSEYVDTPNQISGLLEVTIPKIPIFPIEITMGAAFDTGTYRPVNFGGFLKLSSRGIF; this is translated from the coding sequence GTGAAATTTAAACTATTTTTAGCGGTTGTAACATTGATGTTTTGTGTAAAAATAAATGCACAAAACGCTGGTATTGAATATGAGTTAGCATTAAATTCAGGTGTTGCAACTGCTGAAAGTATGCCATTTTGGATGGTAGCAAATAGGTTTGGAACCATTCCAGATGCTGCTAGTTATGGATTGGTAGATGCCAGTATAGCATCAAATTATAACAGGTTAACAAATCAGTTAACATTTAACTATAAAGCATCAATTATAGGAGGAAATGATGTTTCAAAAAATAACCTATTTATAAATGAATTGTACGGTGGTTTACAGTATAAAAACTGGGAATTAACAGTAGGAGTAAAGCATCAAGATTTGCTTTGGGAAGGGTTATCTTCTTCTAATGGTTCTATTACTATGGCTACAAATGCACGTTCGTATCCAGGATACAATTTAAGATTAATAAATTTTGTAAAACTTCCTTTTGCAAAAAAATGGCTTTCGGTAAAAGGAAACTATGGCGATTATTTTTTAAATGATAAGCGAATGGTTGCAGATGCACGCTTGCATATTAAAAGTTTGTATTTAAAGTCAAAATTATCGTCTAAGTTAGAAATGATTACAGGGTTAAATCATTATGCACAATGGGCTGGGACATCTTCAAAATATGGCAAACAACCCTCAGGATTTAAAAATTACCTACGTGTAATTTCGGGAAGTTCTGGAGGAAGTGACGCTACAGGAGGTGATCAAATTAATGTTATAGGAAATCAATTAGGTTCTTATTTATTACAATTTAATTATAAAGGAAATCAATATAATTGGAACTTCTATTGGTCGCATCCATTTGAAGATAGATCAGGTCGTGAATTAATGAATTATCCCGATGCTTTGTATGGAGTTTTTGTAGATCTTAAAAAACCGGAAGCTTTTATTTCGCATGTATTGGCAGAAGTAACGTATACAAAACATGCAAGTGGCGACGATCCACATTATACCGATGAATTTGGTTTTCATGCCGCAAGTGGAATGGATAATTATTTTAATAATTGGGTATATGAATCTGGTTGGACTTACTTTGGAAACACCATTGGGTCGCCGTATTTTACTACAAAACCAGTAAATGAAGAAGGAATTACTCAAGGAGTTATTACTGGAGACAATCGTTTTTTAGCTTTTAATATTGGGGTAAAAGGAATGGTGAAAAATACGTTTTATAAAGCCTTACTTAGCAGTACAACTTATTACGGTTGGTTTGGTAGCGAGTATGTAGATACACCTAATCAAATTTCAGGATTGTTAGAAGTAACCATCCCAAAAATACCTATATTTCCTATAGAAATTACAATGGGTGCAGCTTTTGATACCGGAACGTATAGACCCGTAAATTTTGGAGGATTTTTAAAACTTTCTTCAAGAGGTATTTTTTAG
- a CDS encoding FecR family protein — translation MKKIITKFIVNTITEEELELLYKWLEESKNQDEFEKYILDYHDLNLATLKNDVDKAYENVKKSIDTKKNTTKVIQLFQIKKLKYVAVLILLIATGYFLTTTNNESHTTPEIVFDNNISIGINKATLTLEDGSTVALERGKEYKNDKVSSDGKKIVYQSEIDTLSEKLVYNYLTIPRGGEFYLELADGTKVWLNSDSKLKYPIAFKNGAPREVELLYGEAYFDVTPSSDYNGAKFKVLTKGQEVEVLGTEFNIKSYKEEHLILTTLVEGNVKVVNEFDTVALIPTQQSIVDIATNSIEVTTVNVHDQVSWKNGIFSFKGCSLEEIMKVMERWYDIEVEIENTSLKETRFIGLFRKDQNIEYILLTIKNSNIINDYEIKNQKVILK, via the coding sequence TTGAAAAAAATAATAACAAAATTTATAGTAAATACAATTACAGAAGAAGAGCTGGAGTTGTTATACAAGTGGCTTGAGGAAAGTAAGAATCAAGATGAGTTTGAGAAATATATTTTAGATTATCATGATTTGAATTTAGCTACCTTAAAAAATGATGTAGATAAAGCTTATGAAAATGTAAAAAAATCTATAGATACTAAAAAGAATACCACTAAGGTTATTCAATTATTTCAGATAAAAAAATTAAAATACGTAGCAGTTCTTATTCTTTTAATTGCAACGGGTTATTTTTTAACTACAACTAATAACGAATCTCACACTACACCCGAAATAGTATTTGATAACAATATTTCTATTGGAATAAATAAGGCTACACTAACTCTCGAAGACGGTTCAACAGTTGCTTTGGAAAGAGGAAAAGAATATAAAAATGATAAAGTAAGTTCAGATGGTAAGAAAATAGTGTACCAGTCTGAAATTGATACACTTTCGGAAAAGCTTGTTTATAATTATTTAACAATTCCACGTGGGGGAGAATTTTATTTAGAGCTGGCAGATGGTACAAAGGTTTGGTTAAATTCCGATTCGAAATTAAAATATCCAATTGCTTTTAAAAATGGAGCACCTCGAGAAGTAGAATTATTATATGGTGAGGCGTATTTTGATGTTACTCCTAGTTCAGACTATAACGGAGCGAAGTTTAAAGTACTAACTAAAGGACAAGAAGTAGAAGTATTAGGGACTGAGTTCAATATAAAATCGTATAAGGAAGAGCATTTAATTCTAACCACATTAGTTGAAGGAAATGTTAAAGTAGTTAATGAATTTGACACGGTAGCACTAATACCTACACAACAATCTATAGTAGATATTGCTACAAATAGTATAGAGGTTACAACAGTAAATGTACACGATCAAGTATCATGGAAAAATGGCATATTTAGTTTTAAGGGTTGTTCGTTAGAAGAGATTATGAAAGTAATGGAACGCTGGTATGATATAGAGGTTGAAATTGAAAATACATCATTAAAAGAAACTAGGTTTATTGGTCTTTTTAGAAAGGATCAAAATATAGAGTATATTTTATTAACTATTAAAAATTCAAATATTATAAATGATTATGAAATAAAAAATCAAAAGGTAATTCTAAAGTAA
- a CDS encoding RNA polymerase sigma factor: MNELEVTKALKNGDENAFRQLFDLYYDRLVAYIVTYTNDKMSSEDIVQQAFIDLWNAKDKLEEFKSPKSYLYTIAYNRFIDSINSNKRHNKLLDVIYEKALRDRIEEDNEVLEQRIVKMKKIIETLPPKCRKTLEMNKINGLKYKEISEIMGVSIKTVESQMSLAFKKIRKGFESENLYLFLLHLLKKE, encoded by the coding sequence ATGAATGAACTTGAAGTAACTAAAGCGTTAAAAAATGGTGATGAAAACGCCTTTAGACAGCTATTTGATTTATATTATGATAGGTTAGTTGCTTATATTGTTACTTACACTAATGATAAAATGAGTTCTGAAGATATTGTACAACAAGCCTTTATTGACCTATGGAATGCTAAGGATAAATTAGAAGAATTCAAATCACCTAAAAGCTATCTTTATACCATTGCTTACAATAGATTTATTGACAGTATTAACTCCAATAAACGCCATAATAAATTATTAGATGTTATTTACGAAAAAGCTTTAAGAGACAGAATAGAGGAGGATAATGAAGTACTGGAACAACGCATTGTTAAAATGAAGAAAATTATTGAAACCTTACCTCCAAAATGTAGGAAAACTCTTGAAATGAATAAAATTAATGGACTTAAATATAAAGAAATTTCAGAAATAATGGGAGTTTCTATAAAAACCGTAGAATCTCAAATGAGTTTGGCTTTTAAAAAAATACGTAAAGGTTTTGAAAGTGAAAACTTGTATTTATTTCTTCTGCATTTATTAAAAAAGGAATAG